The DNA window ACGATGAATTTCATAGCCTGATCGACTGCTTCAAACAAAGTATCGGTAATCTGCCGGTCATCAATGATCATACTCGCCGTTTTAAATCGACCAATATGAATGTGGTGACGTAGTGGCTCACGGGCAAAGAGCAGTAAGGCTGCCCAAGTAGGATGATCGCTGATGAAATATTTAAGTTTTTCTAATGCCGCCAGCGGTTCACCTTCCAGCGCAAAGCGCCCACTGTCATTCACTTGACTAATGAATCGATTAATTTTCAACAAAGACAATGCGTCCAAAGATTCATTTGGCGCCTCGTAGGCATCCCAGGAAAGCTGAGGTGATTGTATGTAAAGATTTGATATTCCGGCCAGATCAAGCTGGTGGTTAGAGTTAGCCACGCGCTTGAAGTGCCGGCCACGGATACTAACTGGTTTAACCGGGAATTCGCTAACTTCAATAACGACTATGGTTTTACCTTTGACATTTTCACTCACGAGATCTGGAATGAGCGATGGACTTGTGGTGGATTTAATTTGCCCCAGCCATTCATTAAGTGTCTCCTTGCCCAGAGTCACGCCCTGAATCTTACCTGCATCAGTCACCCCAATCAGCACTGTTCCGCCGCGCGCATTCGCAAACGCCACCAATGATTCAACCGCCGATTTATCGAAGTTGGATTTGTATTCCAATGTTTGCGATTCGCCAAGGAGAAGCGATGGATCAAAGGACATCGGCAAAGCCTTTTCTGGTTTTCTGGAACCAGGCATAGCCGGCCCAGGCGAAGGCGGTGGCCACTAATGTATAAATACCCAGACCAAGCCAGTTCGGCAAACGCCCCCAGATCAGCACCTCTCTCGCCTGCTCGATAATAAAGGTAAGGGGGTTGGCCATGATAAAAACTCGGACCGCTTCCGGCACGGCGCTGACCGGATAAAAAACAGGCGCCAAAAACAGCATCACCGTGGTAATAATGATGATGGTCTGGCCGACATCGCGCAAAAAGACCCCCAGGGAGGCCAGCATCCAGGCCAGGCCCAGGGTAAGGACGATAAGGGGCAGTAAGACCAGTGGAGTCAAAATCGCCGTCCAATGCAGATAGCCGTTGAAGATAACACAGGCCGCCAGTAAGACCACCAGGCTCACCAGGCTGTGAAACAGAGCTGCCCCCATACTGACCACGGGCAGTATTTCCAATGGGAACACGACTTTTTTGACGTAGTTGGTATTGGCAAGGATCAGGCCGGGGGCGCGGTTCAGGACCTCGGCCAGCAGGCCGTGGACGATCATACCGACAAAGAGCACTATGGCGAACTGGGTCTTGCCTTCATCCACATCCACTCCCCAACGGGCCTTGAAAACCACGGAAAAGACAAAGGTGTACACCGCCAGCATGAACACCGGGTTGAAGAACGACCAGGCCATGCCCAGGACCGAGCCCCGGTAGCGCCCCGCCACATCGCGCCGCGTCATCTGGACGATAAGCTGGCGGTGGCGCCAGAGGCTTTTGGCCAAAGCAGCAAGGGAGGTGGGCTGGGCGGCATGGGGATTCATGAAAGCTCCTCCATGCAGAGTTCCAGAGCCGCATCCCAGTTCGGCATGGTCAGACCATACTTCTGTTGCAGTTTGGTAATCATCATAGTGGAGTTCCGCGGGCGCCTGGCCGGGGTCGGGTACTCCTCGGTACTGACAGGCTCGATATTTTGGATTGTCAAAAGTTCCCTTTGATTTCCCTGCTCGGCGACGGCCTTGATCTTTTCGGCAAAACCGTGCCAGGTCGTAGCGCCGGCGGAGGTAAGATTATAGATCGCCGATTGAAATGATTTCCGCCGCCGCTCATCCAGTGACTGCCCGATGATCTGGGCGGTGGTCTCGGCGATGAGCCTTGCCCAGGTAGGGGTACCGGTTTGATCGGCGACGACCCGCAATTCTTCCCGCTCCCGCATCAGCCTGAGCATGGTCAGCAGAAAATTACTGCCCCGGGCGCCGTACACCCATGAGGTCCGCAGAATCAGGTGGTCGGCGCCGGCGGCTTGAACGGCCCGCTCTCCGGCGAGTTTGCCGGCGCCATAGGTGTTGATCGGCTCGGGGGTGTCGGTCTCGGAATATGGTGTTTGCTTGCTGCCGTCAAAGACATAATCGGTGGAGTAGTGGATCAGTAACGAATCAAGCCGCCTGGCCTCTTCGGCCAGAACGCCGGGGGCAATGCCGTTTACCTGCATGGCCAGATCGCGCTCTTCCTCGGCCTTGTCGACGGCGGTATAGGCCGCACCATTGACAATCAGATCGGGCTTGACCCGTCGGACGACCCGGCAAAGCGAATCGTTATCGGCCAGATCGATTCCCTCGCGGTCCAGGGCGACGAGATGGCCTAGGGGCAGCAGGGCGCGCTGCAATTCCCAGCCGACCTGGCCGTTTTTGCCAGTAATCAGGATTGTGGGCGGAGTAGTCACTTTCATCTTTCTACTTCTGCGCGATTTCCCTGGCCAACGGATTTACCACGGCTCCCACAAAACATTCGGCCCGGCTGAAGGGCTTCCCCTGCTCATCCTTACCCGATAGAACAGGTTGGCCGGCAAGGGGCCAGTCGATACCGAGGTCGGGATCGTTCCAGGCGATACAGCGTTCATGCTCCGGGGCATAATAGTCGGTGGTCTTATAGAGGAATTCGGCGGAATCGCTTAACACCATAAAACCATGGGCGAAGCCCTCGGGT is part of the Desulfobacterales bacterium genome and encodes:
- a CDS encoding ABC transporter permease, yielding MNPHAAQPTSLAALAKSLWRHRQLIVQMTRRDVAGRYRGSVLGMAWSFFNPVFMLAVYTFVFSVVFKARWGVDVDEGKTQFAIVLFVGMIVHGLLAEVLNRAPGLILANTNYVKKVVFPLEILPVVSMGAALFHSLVSLVVLLAACVIFNGYLHWTAILTPLVLLPLIVLTLGLAWMLASLGVFLRDVGQTIIIITTVMLFLAPVFYPVSAVPEAVRVFIMANPLTFIIEQAREVLIWGRLPNWLGLGIYTLVATAFAWAGYAWFQKTRKGFADVL
- the rfbD gene encoding dTDP-4-dehydrorhamnose reductase; this encodes MKVTTPPTILITGKNGQVGWELQRALLPLGHLVALDREGIDLADNDSLCRVVRRVKPDLIVNGAAYTAVDKAEEERDLAMQVNGIAPGVLAEEARRLDSLLIHYSTDYVFDGSKQTPYSETDTPEPINTYGAGKLAGERAVQAAGADHLILRTSWVYGARGSNFLLTMLRLMREREELRVVADQTGTPTWARLIAETTAQIIGQSLDERRRKSFQSAIYNLTSAGATTWHGFAEKIKAVAEQGNQRELLTIQNIEPVSTEEYPTPARRPRNSTMMITKLQQKYGLTMPNWDAALELCMEELS
- a CDS encoding putative DNA binding domain-containing protein codes for the protein MPGSRKPEKALPMSFDPSLLLGESQTLEYKSNFDKSAVESLVAFANARGGTVLIGVTDAGKIQGVTLGKETLNEWLGQIKSTTSPSLIPDLVSENVKGKTIVVIEVSEFPVKPVSIRGRHFKRVANSNHQLDLAGISNLYIQSPQLSWDAYEAPNESLDALSLLKINRFISQVNDSGRFALEGEPLAALEKLKYFISDHPTWAALLLFAREPLRHHIHIGRFKTASMIIDDRQITDTLFEAVDQAMKFIVSYISVAFEFDGSLQRKERFAYPLPALREALLNAVVHRDYTNPSDIQIKIFDDSITFFSPGRFYGGLSVADIQTDNYQSHLRNKLIAEAFYLTNNIEKYGSGFIRIRKALQNYPEVSFVVQEIGGGVLLTFSQIKTEQPEDLETATKQGSEKSSEKSSEKSSEKSSEKILRLLQNTPTVTAREVAQQLGISQRAVEKQIDKLKRAGKLCRVGPDKGGYWEVLET